In one Lycium barbarum isolate Lr01 chromosome 7, ASM1917538v2, whole genome shotgun sequence genomic region, the following are encoded:
- the LOC132604312 gene encoding probably inactive leucine-rich repeat receptor-like protein kinase At5g48380, producing the protein MEITNFRTFLGFLLVLLSRICVCSATESDIYCLKSIKDSLQDPFNSLDSWYFSNTTEGFICRFPGVNCWNDSENKIFSIILSDFGLIGEFPQGIRNCSSLTGLDLSGNKLYGTIPSDISVILEYVTSLDLSNNTFSGNIPPDIANCAYLNFLKLGNNNLEGEIPSRIGYLPRLKTFSVANNYLTGPLPSFVSKQIRPKSFANNPGLCGKPLGECEYSEDSGIWKYIDRASFIEAFVIGWVLVFTLVLVLQLFQFPTKTINKIVSLSIGKLRRKEHLTSGSEEELSSQQKILKLEKFVTRMSLKELENATSDFSEDYLVGNGMLGKVYKAFLPNGWTLAIKKLNDWENLEDEFVTEITTLGGLRHQNLLPLIGFCAEKQERLLVYKYMHKGSLHEWLHTDEDKAKILDFPLRVKIALRIATGLAWLHHGCELHVTHGSISTRCILLDQNFEPKLSNFWEAKFWSKNDTALSWSLFPVAEYSGLGSYKQDIYCFGVVLLELVTGKEPHELTSSRNLFDHSPCLLDADRDLLGKGVDDLILQFLELACNCVKFFPNERPTLLEVYDTLKNMSQGQREWIRKIPLSTDISS; encoded by the exons ATGGAGATAACCAATTTCAGAACATTTCTTGGCTTTCTATTGGTATTACTTAGCAGAATTTGTGTCTGTAGTGCTACAGAGAGTGATATTTATTGCTTGAAATCAATAAAAGATTCATTACAAGATCCTTTCAATAGTTTGGACTCTTGGTATTTCAGCAATACTACCGAAGGTTTCATCTGCCGTTTTCCAGGAGTTAATTGCTGGAATGATAGTGAGAATAAGATATTTAGCATCATACTTTCAGATTTTGGACTAATAGGTGAGTTTCCTCAAGGCATTCGAAATTGTTCAAGCTTGACCGGTTTAGATCTTTCTGGCAACAAGTTGTATGGAACTATCCCTTCTGATATTTCAGTAATACTTGAATATGTTACATCACTTGATCTCTCAAATAACACATTTTCCGGCAATATTCCACCTGATATAGCTAATTGTGCATACCTTAATTTTCTGAAGTTGGGCAACAATAATCTAGAAGGTGAAATTCCAAGCAGAATAGGCTACTTGCCTCGCCTTAAGACGTTCAGTGTAGCCAACAATTATTTGACAGGGCCCCTTCCATCGTTTGTTAGCAAACAAATCAGACCTAAGAGTTTTGCGAACAATCCAGGGCTTTGCGGTAAGCCTTTGGGTGAATGTGAGTATTCTGAGGACTCTGGGATATGGAAATATATCGATCGTGCTTCATTCATCGAAGCGTTTGTGATTGGTTGGGTACTTGTCTTTACATTGGTTTTAGTCCTTCAATTGTTTCAATTTCCTACCAAGACTATCAACAAGATAGTTTCATTGAGCATAGGGAAGCTGAGGAGAAAGGAACATTTAACTTCAGGAAGTGAAGAGGAATTAAGCAGCCAACAGAAG ATATTAAAGCTGGAGAAGTTTGTTACAAGAATGAGCTTAAAGGAGCTGGAAAACGCGACTTCTGATTTTAGTGAAGACTATTTAGTAGGAAATGGAATGTTGGGCAAAGTATACAAAGCATTTCTACCAAATGGCTGGACACTTGCAATCAAGAAGCTGAATGATTGGGAGAATTTGGAGGACGAGTTTGTCACCGAGATAACAACTCTCGGTGGTCTGAGGCATCAGAACCTATTGCCTCTAATAGGTTTCTGTGCTGAGAAGCAAGAAAGACTTCTTGTTTACAAATACATGCATAAAGGAAGTCTTCATGAATGGCTGCACACGGATGAAGATAAGGCCAAGATTTTGGACTTCCCTCTTAGAGTTAAAATTGCACTCAGAATAGCAACAGGCCTGGCTTGGCTTCATCATGGTTGCGAATTACACGTTACACATGGAAGCATAAGCACACGATGTATCTTGCTAGATCAAAATTTTGAACCGAAATTATCCAACTTTTGGGAAGCCAAATTTTGGAGTAAGAATGACACAGCGTTGAGTTGGAGTCTTTTCCCAGTTGCTGAATATTCAGGTTTAGGTTCTTACAAGCAAGACATCTATTGCTTCGGTGTTGTGCTTCTCGAGCTTGTAACTGGGAAGGAACCACATGAATTGACAAGCTCCAGAAATCTATTTGATCACTCGCCTTGTCTACTTGATGCAGACAGAGATTTGCTTGGGAAAGGAGTCGACGATTTAATCCTCCAATTTCTTGAGTTAGCTTGTAACTGTGTGAAGTTCTTTCCTAATGAAAGGCCAACATT